The Triticum urartu cultivar G1812 chromosome 5, Tu2.1, whole genome shotgun sequence genome contains the following window.
GTACAAAAAAATTACAGTGTGTATGGAAAAAATAAACAGGGAAAAATAAATGTTTTCAAAAAATaatattaatcatgtatttaaaaaatgttaaaccCGTGTATAAAATATGTTTCTGATGTATATATGTGGTGAACAAAAAAGAAATCAATAAAAATAACAAAGAAACACAGAAACATGGACAAACCCAATAAAAATCAAAAAAggaaaacaagaaaataaaaaaatggaAAGAAGGAAAATCAATACAAAAGATTGAAAAAAGTGAAAACCAAGAAAGAAGCAAAGGAAAACAAAAGGTGATGAaaaccaaccaagaaacaaagaaaaatgaaaacAGAAGAAAAGTTTAAAAACTACTCCCTCcctcccataatataagaacgtttttcaAGCTAACATAGCTTGAAAAACATTCTGTTAGCTTggaaaacgttcttatattacgggacagagggagtagtaaaaaccgagaaagaaaaaaagaaaattgataaataagaaaaggaaaaaaagctAGAGCAGAGCGAACAACGGAGTACATGATACGAACGAGCTGCGCTAAAGAGATGTCCCTTATACACGCGTCCTTGAGGCGAGATGGGTGCTATACTCGCTATGAGTTACATATAGCATTCACGAGGCGTGTCCTTGAGACGAGACAGATGCTATACTCGCTATAAGCGAGATATAGCATTCACCAGGCCCTTTTAGATGATAAGTAGTACTAGTAATTTTTTTTGGACCAGTATTCCCATGCATCAGGGTCAGCCCATTGGACTCTGCCCCCAACTCTTTTACAAGTGATTCATCAGTATGTTCACACAACAGCAAAGGAATATTCATATTATTCATGGTTTGTCTACTTAGGACTAAAAGTAGGACCTTCAAATTGTTTTTTGTTAACATTTTAGAAATTTGTGATGGTGTCGTGCTGTCAACCATGGACGAAAACCCCGATCTAAGAATCTGGCTATGGTGGCGTTTGGAGGCATTGTCTTGAGATTCTGATAGGAGTACTACTTTGGTCTTTCTCTAGGCAGAAGATATATGAGTCCATTTTTGAGGTTCAGGCGACTGCTAAGGAGTTGTCATTTCAGAGTTCTGAACCATCCCCTCTTAGCAACTTCTTTTTGTGTAGGAACCTGCATTCGATTATGCCTTCGTCTTTGGATGACAATTTGGATCGGGGACTTGATCATCAAGATTCAGTGGCTCATTTCGCAAGACGGTGTCGGGCTGACATTCTTTCTTTCCGTGTGTCGGGGTATGTGCAGTTTAGGCATGAAGCTAAGATGAGCTAGGTGATGCTTCCTCCGAAGACGACCACCTTTTTGTCTTTTTTTTCCTGGGTGTGTGGATCATTGATGCTTTTGTTGTAGAGTCCGAGTTTTCCTATTTGTATCAACTTGATGCATAAACAAAATTACGAAAATGATAAGTGCCGAACGGTTCGAGCACATGGCAACCAAAAcatttttcatggcaaatttattGACGAGAGGACGGCAAGCTAGGGACAAGCACGGCAATCTTCCGCCGTGACAGAAGCATGGAAGTTTCCAATTTTCCATGCTCGTGTCACTAAACTTGATGTTGAAAACATTCAAAGTTGCCATATGCTCGTACAGTGTTCTCTACTTACCAGATTCCTAAAATCAAGCATTAGAAAACGCAAATCTGCATACAAAGTTTTTTTCCCATGCAGatataataaaataaaataaaatgcagTAAGTCAGACATGAAGCACATATCGTTTTTCCTTGTTCATGAAGTACAGAGTCTCAGCTAGAGGTGGCGATGTTTTTCTGAACTGAAGCCGCTATCAGTTTGCACTTGCTGCGGCGTAAGATCTGAGGTGCTCGACAAATTCATCGATGTACCTGCCGTGGAGCTCCGTATCAGCTACGACCGCCTGCATCTTTGCTGCGCCTGCCACGAAGCCCCTCCTGGCCTCTTCCTCAACCATGACGGCCCGGACGGCGGTCGAGACGCCATGGCGGTCGAACGATCCGTCGTCCTCGTTCCTCGCCACCTGCAACCCCACCTGCTTCGCCTCCATCTGCCGCGCGTTCGGCCCTTGGTCGCCGTAGATGGGCAGCATCACCAGAGGGTGCCCGAACAGGAGGCTCTCGATCAGCGAGTTCCGTCCGCAGTGCGTCAGGAACCCGCCCACGGCCGCGTGCTCCAGGATGCTCATCTGGGGAACCCACCCCGTGGTCACCAGCCCGCGGCCGCTGGTGCGGTCCTGGAAACCGGGAGGGAGCATGTCGGCGCTGTCGTCGTCGGCGGCGCCGCTGGGCTTTCTCAGAGCCCAGAGGAAGCGTGTCCCGGCGAGCTCTAGCCCGAACGCCATCTCGTGCACCTGCTCCACGCGCAGCGGCACCTCGCTTCCCAGTGCGACGTAAATAACGGAGTCGGGCGGTTGCGCGTTCAGCCACTGCACGGTGGCGTGCTCTTCTCCTTGGGCGGCGGCACGGCGGGCTCCCTCGGCTGACGGAGGCAGAAGGCCGAGGGGAATTACCGGCTTGCCGAGGAGCGTCTCCGCCAGAGGGAAGGTCTCGGGTTCCCACTCGATGCAGCTCCGCATGGCCGCTACCGTGCTCCCGTCTTTTGTCAAGATAAAGCGCTGGACGACGGACATACCACCCGACGACGCGCCATGGCCAGTGGTAAACGCTGCATGCCCCTCCCGTTCGTAACGGGGCACAGCGCGCGCGGCTGCGGCTCCTGGCTGTTCAACCACAGAGGCATCGGGGTCGGGGTGCACCGACGGCGGGCGTTGCGCAGCGGCGATCGAAGCAGCGGTCGGCTGAAGCATCGCCAATGGCACCTGGTGATCGATGGAGCTAGATATGAGACATGCATGGAACGACAAACCAGCAAGCAGGTAGCCGTATTTCGTGGATCTGGTTGGATGACCGAACCTTGTgctcgagggcggcggcggcggcccagTGGTGGAAGCAGTCGGCGACGATCCAGTGAGGCCTGGTGGCCTCGTCGGCGCACGCGGCGGCCAGGAACTCCGCGAAGGGCGCGGCGAGGCCGTCGAAGGCCTTCCAGTGGAACTTACGCTCGCCGTAGGAGATGTCGTTGGTGGACTCGGCGCCGTCGGGGAGGCCGTCGACGCGCGGCAGCGGGAGGGCGACGAGGTCCacgcgcggcgcggcggcggggcgcaCCGGCGGGAGGCGGGCGAGGTTGCGCGGCGTGGAGACGTAGCTCACGCTGTGGCCCCGCTCGGCGAGCCGCTCGGAGAGCTCCAGGTACGGGAGCAGGTGGCCGAACGCGAGCCACGGGACGACCACGACGCGCAGCGGcgagggcgaggagtcggcttccATGGCGAAGATCGGGGAGCGTGCGTGGCGAGATGAGACGGCGGCTCTGGTGGTCCTGACTCTGAATGTTTGCACCGCCGACAGGGCTAAATTTGTGGTAGTAGTCGGCATATGCCCATAACTGGAAGCGAAGAGGAATTTGAGAAGGTAGACGACGAAAACGCGCACTGTTGGTACGTGGTATACTACTGTGCGGACGCCAGGGAAGAACTCTCACGCGCGCGTGGACGTCCGACGTCCGTGCACTTGTGCCGACCACATGGGATCGGGCCCACCAACCCAAGCGTGCAGTAAAACTGAGAGAAAATAGGTAGAGTACTGTACTTGGTATAGTACTACTACTGTACGGGGAGATGTCGCGAAATTTGCTTTTGGACCTCGGCCTCCAAACTCAAACTACAAATTTCATCAAAATTCGTGTTATTACATTTcaaaaaatccagaaaaaaaatACATATATGCATGAAGGCATAACACACATGTGTGTTGATTTTTAGGGCAAAATACGTTGAAATGAGGGCCGTGCAAAAAAAACAAATATGAAGCTTTTTAACACATGATACCATGAATTTGTCTTTTTGTACATATCGCATTTCAAGGTATTTCATCCTATTCCCGCAAAAAAAGGTATTTCATCCTAAAAATTTATACACATAATATCCTTGTTTACTTGCGCAAtgtttttcagattttttttgaaaCCGGAAAGTTTGAATTTAAAATTTTCGAGCTCCACTGAGCTCGGTGTCCAAAATGACGTTCTTGAGATGTCGTTTTTATACTTTCATATAGTATATCGGCAATATTCTCTAAAATAATTGAACCCGTATTCTCTAAATTTCTTAGTACTATGAAAACTAGTTAAGGTTTACTTCTCGAAGCATTAATCTGATTGACAATCCGTTTCGTTGTGACGAAACCTTCGATACTAGATCTCACGTTGATATAATTTAACGAGTAACTACCAAATTTTAATGCCACTTATTCGCTAGCTTACAGTCATTTAGTTAACGTAGATTATAAACAACTTGGTTACCAAGTTACGAATGTCATTCTCCAGTTATGTAAAACTTAGATTACACCACTTTTGTTGAACTGTCATCTTTTATTTGTTGATAACATTCCAAACGCGCTTGCCAATTGGGGCCCTAGGGGCTCCCGTGACCCATGTTTGGCTGGTGTTTTGGCCTTCTTATTCCATGAAGCATCATATTTTTCTTTTCTTGTTATGAATTTTTCAAATACCTGTAATCAACATCACGAAAACACAAGACTGGCCTTTCTGGCATTGGGTCGACATGTTAGTCCAAAAAGTAACAAAATATTACATAATAGGGCAAAATATAGCATGAAACATAAAAGAAAACTATAGTACGTTTGGTATATATATCAACCTCTCTTCCATAACCAACCAATATTCCCTTGTTTATTCAACTAGATGTCCCTTCTCTCCTACTGAGATCCATGATGTGTTCATGGACATATACCACTATGTGATCCTTGGCCTGGATGGTTTTGCGCCCTCCTTCTTTTTGTACATGTTGGCATATAACTAAGGACAATATGCTTAGTCTTTTCTCCGATTTCTTTCACCTCCAAACTGACATGGCTAGCCTATTGAGCCCTAATTGTCCTCCTCTAGAAAGACTCTAACACACACTCTCTCAATGCGTTTTGACCCATCTTGCTCTAAAATTTTCCTATTAAAGGGGTGCCTCCCACCGGCGCTGATGCGGATCTGCCTTGTCTCTTGTTGCCTTAGGGTCATGGAGGGTGGTGGATCCTGGCCTTTGCTGGCGGGAGGGCTTTGTTTTTTGATGCTTTTTCTGAGTTTTCTTAGGGTTTGTGTCCTTCCCAGAGAGACATGGCGACAACGGCtctctgaagatggaataaggttctccccgcctagcccccgTTCCGGTGATGCCTCTAGCGTCATCGGAGGGCTTGTGGAGGTTTGTTTCCGGCGGATCTCGTGTGATTTGCTCGGCGTTTGTCTTTGCTGGATCCACATGGATCCGGTATTTGTTCGTCTGTGTTCATGTGTTTATATGTTGTATCCTTCTGAACTAAGCTTCTCTTCAATGgcggcggttgctgttctggtgcgCTGGTTCTATAGGGCCTTAGCGTGACGACTTCCCAACTGTCTACTAAAAATAGTTCCGCCCGGTTCAAGTGAGGGAGGGACGATGATGGCGGTGCGCCTCCGGCTCGCCTcacttgtagtcgtcgctaggtggtctacggatccGGATGTAATTTCGTTGTACTATCATGATTGATGATGAATAGATTTGGTCGGCATTTGTCTTCGATGGATCCACGTGGATCCGGTAATTTTTCATGTCTCTACAAGTTAGATCCTTCTAATCTAAGCTTCTCTGCAATGGCGGCGGTTGCTATTCTGGTGCACTGGTCCTATAAGGCCTTAGCATGACGACTTGTCGACTGTCTATTACAACAAGT
Protein-coding sequences here:
- the LOC125511100 gene encoding UDP-glycosyltransferase 91C1-like, whose amino-acid sequence is MPTTTTNLALSAVQTFRVRTTRAAVSSRHARSPIFAMEADSSPSPLRVVVVPWLAFGHLLPYLELSERLAERGHSVSYVSTPRNLARLPPVRPAAAPRVDLVALPLPRVDGLPDGAESTNDISYGERKFHWKAFDGLAAPFAEFLAAACADEATRPHWIVADCFHHWAAAAALEHKVPLAMLQPTAASIAAAQRPPSVHPDPDASVVEQPGAAAARAVPRYEREGHAAFTTGHGASSGGMSVVQRFILTKDGSTVAAMRSCIEWEPETFPLAETLLGKPVIPLGLLPPSAEGARRAAAQGEEHATVQWLNAQPPDSVIYVALGSEVPLRVEQVHEMAFGLELAGTRFLWALRKPSGAADDDSADMLPPGFQDRTSGRGLVTTGWVPQMSILEHAAVGGFLTHCGRNSLIESLLFGHPLVMLPIYGDQGPNARQMEAKQVGLQVARNEDDGSFDRHGVSTAVRAVMVEEEARRGFVAGAAKMQAVVADTELHGRYIDEFVEHLRSYAAASAN